Proteins from a genomic interval of Deltaproteobacteria bacterium:
- a CDS encoding O-antigen ligase family protein: MLQRATKLTFTWDLLAEVSIFILLTSFAFGMRHFNSLFVWIFFFYGCYKFSSREPLLSHTPINMAIAVFALSLFLPSIIRIGVHDTWMEGKKIVYSILLYCVLVDMMSRRRNFFQRISIYLVIVGSVLSVYSFLQAAHYLPSWMPHVMHLGRPSATFENINLFGLFLVAVIPMAFFWVCNLSSYGKFSALLALFLLVSSLVLTGNRSSMLGGIVFFVYVAVVQKRLKYLLLICGALLIIFPLVNFYHPVTGRFSELALSGGVHDRMGTWKRTWGMIRERPVLGYGIHTFFEASKGYAKKHNLQPEENHFPHFVLLEIWQASGIFALLSFLYLLYVYVMSLLPYARKSELIHVLVGTEIALFVSASVNVGLLSRYYGFLFWFFSGLLFGIVGLLRQKESITFS, translated from the coding sequence GTGTTACAGCGTGCTACGAAGTTAACTTTTACCTGGGATCTTCTGGCGGAGGTTTCAATTTTTATTTTGTTGACTTCTTTTGCATTCGGAATGCGGCATTTCAACTCCCTTTTTGTGTGGATATTTTTCTTCTATGGTTGTTACAAGTTTTCCAGTCGTGAACCTCTTCTTTCGCACACACCGATTAATATGGCAATCGCTGTCTTTGCCCTGAGTCTCTTTCTGCCGTCTATTATCCGGATAGGGGTCCATGATACCTGGATGGAGGGAAAAAAAATCGTTTATTCCATCCTGTTATATTGTGTCCTGGTGGATATGATGTCCAGACGGCGTAATTTCTTTCAGCGGATTTCAATTTACTTGGTGATTGTCGGTTCCGTCCTCTCGGTTTATTCCTTCCTGCAGGCGGCGCATTATTTGCCGTCCTGGATGCCGCATGTGATGCACCTTGGCCGTCCAAGTGCTACGTTCGAGAATATAAACCTGTTCGGGTTGTTCCTGGTGGCGGTGATCCCGATGGCATTTTTCTGGGTTTGTAATTTATCTTCGTACGGGAAGTTTTCCGCTTTGCTTGCGCTATTTCTTCTTGTTTCCTCGCTGGTTCTTACGGGTAACCGTTCTTCAATGCTCGGGGGTATAGTGTTCTTTGTATATGTTGCTGTGGTTCAGAAGAGATTAAAATATCTTCTGCTGATATGCGGTGCTTTGTTAATCATTTTCCCGCTTGTTAATTTTTATCATCCGGTTACCGGCCGCTTTTCTGAATTGGCATTGTCCGGGGGGGTACATGACCGGATGGGGACGTGGAAAAGAACATGGGGGATGATCAGGGAACGGCCCGTTCTTGGCTATGGGATCCATACATTCTTTGAGGCCTCAAAAGGTTATGCAAAGAAACATAACCTGCAACCCGAAGAAAACCATTTTCCGCATTTTGTTCTTCTGGAGATCTGGCAGGCTTCCGGGATCTTTGCATTGCTGTCGTTTCTTTATTTGTTATATGTTTATGTCATGTCTTTGCTGCCTTATGCCCGGAAGAGTGAGCTGATTCATGTACTTGTGGGGACCGAAATTGCCTTATTTGTTTCGGCAAGTGTTAATGTGGGTTTGTTGAGTCGTTATTATGGTTTTCTGTTTTGGTTTTTTTCCGGGTTACTCTTCGGGATTGTCGGGTTACTCAGGCAAAAGGAGTCCATTACTTTCTCCTGA
- a CDS encoding glycosyltransferase family 4 protein gives MRIAFLVQGVDAARTRYRILQYLPFFRDSEVDARVFDVPRGMWAKRRLFAAMDQYDVVLIQKRLFGDRDFALLREKANRLIFDVDDAVMEKLDDSFRKRKRRRSNFERTVKECDLVFAGNAYLEKIVHDLGAPAVRVPTCVDLARYPVRKEIPRAPEDFSIKIGWIGSRSNLPYLEALKPVFLELGQSGIPLELHIICDTFFDLEGLPVIKKIWGLDTEVHDLMELDIGLAPLPDNRWTRGKSATKIVQYMAAGMPVICSPVGANAEIVRDGVDGLHAETHQDWLNKLFYLLEYPEVRIRMGRAGRMRVEEFYSVQANFPILYGALMDLCGCER, from the coding sequence ATGAGAATTGCTTTTCTGGTACAAGGGGTGGACGCCGCCCGGACTCGTTATCGGATTCTGCAGTATCTTCCGTTCTTCCGTGATTCGGAGGTCGATGCACGGGTCTTTGATGTTCCCCGCGGAATGTGGGCCAAACGACGTTTATTCGCAGCGATGGATCAGTATGATGTGGTCCTTATCCAAAAACGCCTCTTCGGTGACCGGGATTTTGCCCTCCTGCGGGAAAAAGCAAATCGTCTGATCTTCGATGTGGACGATGCCGTCATGGAAAAATTGGATGATTCCTTCCGGAAGCGGAAGCGGCGCCGGTCTAACTTCGAACGGACGGTGAAAGAGTGCGATCTTGTCTTTGCCGGGAATGCCTACCTTGAGAAGATCGTGCATGATCTCGGTGCGCCGGCTGTCCGGGTTCCGACCTGCGTTGATCTTGCGCGCTATCCGGTGCGAAAAGAGATCCCCCGTGCCCCGGAAGATTTCTCCATCAAAATCGGCTGGATCGGATCCAGGAGTAATCTTCCTTATCTTGAAGCCTTGAAGCCGGTCTTTCTTGAGCTTGGACAATCCGGAATTCCACTTGAACTGCATATTATTTGTGATACTTTCTTTGATCTTGAAGGACTCCCTGTGATCAAAAAGATTTGGGGCCTTGATACGGAGGTCCACGATCTTATGGAATTGGATATCGGCCTGGCTCCCCTTCCGGATAACCGGTGGACCCGGGGAAAAAGTGCGACGAAGATTGTACAATATATGGCTGCCGGGATGCCCGTGATCTGTTCCCCTGTCGGTGCGAATGCGGAAATCGTACGTGATGGCGTGGACGGTTTGCATGCGGAAACGCATCAGGATTGGTTAAACAAACTTTTTTACTTGCTGGAATATCCGGAGGTGAGGATAAGAATGGGCCGGGCAGGACGAATGCGTGTAGAAGAATTCTATTCCGTTCAGGCGAACTTTCCTATATTGTATGGGGCTTTGATGGATCTTTGCGGGTGTGAACGGTAA
- a CDS encoding sulfotransferase family protein — protein MNTKSNLFPWFFQKIFRSFISNYENQVQSKKSNLEAKPFLYIHIPKTAGISVRSSGLVDEKNWKNHTPASAIIGLDRFFSFCFVRNPYDRIYSSYNFYKNNPKRGNKRVKEMIQTYETFETFVSSFRKSKKIDKKHFRAQASYICNRRMKIIIDYVGKFEKINEDWMRIQDINPYCKQLMELPVRNQTSGREKKIYTKEMADIIYNNYWIDFQMFNYERDSWRLI, from the coding sequence GTGAACACAAAATCTAATCTTTTTCCTTGGTTTTTTCAAAAAATTTTCCGTAGCTTTATATCGAATTATGAAAATCAGGTCCAATCGAAGAAATCTAATCTGGAAGCAAAGCCCTTTCTTTATATACATATCCCGAAAACGGCAGGGATCTCAGTGCGGAGCAGCGGACTTGTGGATGAGAAAAACTGGAAGAATCATACACCTGCTTCAGCGATTATAGGTTTGGACCGGTTTTTCAGTTTTTGTTTTGTAAGGAATCCGTATGACAGAATTTATAGTAGTTATAACTTTTATAAAAACAATCCAAAAAGGGGCAACAAGAGGGTCAAAGAGATGATCCAAACATATGAGACGTTCGAAACGTTTGTTTCGTCCTTTCGTAAATCAAAGAAAATTGACAAAAAACATTTTCGGGCGCAGGCTTCATATATCTGTAATAGAAGAATGAAAATTATTATCGATTATGTCGGGAAGTTTGAGAAAATCAATGAAGATTGGATGCGAATTCAAGACATTAACCCTTATTGTAAACAATTGATGGAACTTCCTGTTCGGAATCAAACCTCCGGAAGAGAAAAAAAAATATATACCAAGGAAATGGCCGATATTATTTACAACAACTATTGGATAGATTTCCAGATGTTCAATTATGAACGGGATTCATGGAGGCTTATTTGA
- a CDS encoding glycosyltransferase family 4 protein, with protein sequence MVFERERAKRDPDGPLRIALVMRDYDSGKGGAERYFVNLSRALAKMGHEVHIVAAVFAEPETQGIVFHSVPMMKKPSFLRILGFFLESRKMIREMRDDLDIVQSLTMVYPCDVFRLGGEVHREWMKVRCPSLMERFLKHLFNPVHILNYYFEKKIMERENTGWVITISELEKRILRKYYDYPEDRITVVYNGVDHGQFHPGVKKYRSMVRCELGLRESEVVALFAANNFQRKGLDAVVSALARLAPDERPRVLVLGRGKAIPYVRQARHLGVERSLLFHGPVGDPERFYGAADFFVLPSRYDSFANVHLEALACGLPVITTKMAGGSEVVQEGKTGFVIERTDEIDALAHAFREMMNPVRRDAMSRRAPETATGFTLERNAGETVAVYKSILSVDFLRDQQRSWGKSEHKI encoded by the coding sequence ATGGTGTTTGAGCGGGAGCGGGCGAAGAGAGATCCGGACGGTCCGCTCCGCATTGCCCTGGTGATGCGGGACTATGACAGCGGCAAGGGCGGTGCGGAACGCTATTTTGTGAATCTGAGCCGGGCGCTCGCAAAGATGGGGCATGAGGTCCACATCGTTGCTGCGGTTTTCGCCGAGCCGGAAACGCAGGGGATTGTTTTTCATTCCGTTCCGATGATGAAAAAGCCTTCTTTCCTGAGAATCCTCGGTTTCTTTCTGGAGTCCCGGAAAATGATTCGGGAAATGCGGGACGATCTGGATATTGTGCAGAGCCTTACCATGGTTTATCCCTGTGATGTCTTCCGTTTGGGGGGTGAGGTACACCGGGAGTGGATGAAGGTGCGATGCCCTTCGCTTATGGAGCGGTTTTTGAAACACCTTTTCAACCCCGTCCACATTTTGAATTACTATTTTGAAAAGAAGATCATGGAACGGGAAAATACCGGCTGGGTGATTACGATTTCCGAACTGGAAAAGAGGATCCTGAGGAAGTACTATGATTATCCGGAGGACCGGATTACCGTTGTATATAATGGGGTGGATCATGGCCAGTTTCATCCGGGAGTAAAAAAGTATCGTTCCATGGTGCGTTGTGAACTCGGGCTGAGGGAATCGGAGGTGGTTGCCCTTTTCGCCGCCAACAATTTCCAGCGCAAGGGGCTTGACGCCGTCGTCTCCGCCCTGGCCCGCCTTGCTCCGGATGAGCGGCCCCGGGTATTGGTCCTCGGACGCGGAAAAGCCATCCCCTATGTCCGGCAGGCGCGTCACCTCGGTGTCGAGCGGTCCCTGCTGTTTCACGGGCCGGTCGGGGACCCTGAGCGGTTTTATGGTGCTGCCGATTTCTTTGTCCTGCCGAGCCGGTACGACTCCTTCGCCAATGTCCATCTTGAGGCCCTGGCGTGCGGTCTTCCCGTCATTACAACGAAGATGGCCGGCGGTTCTGAAGTGGTGCAGGAGGGGAAGACCGGTTTTGTCATCGAAAGAACAGATGAGATTGATGCCCTGGCCCATGCCTTTCGAGAAATGATGAACCCGGTCCGGCGGGACGCCATGTCCCGGCGGGCACCGGAGACGGCAACGGGCTTTACGTTGGAACGGAACGCCGGTGAGACGGTAGCAGTTTACAAGTCGATTCTATCCGTGGACTTTTTACGCGATCAGCAACGATCATGGGGCAAAAGTGAACACAAAATCTAA
- a CDS encoding glycosyltransferase family 9 protein yields MILDSLLWVVFRFSRFRTYVLKRPGVKQLLRNPRRILLTRLQNVGDMIVFLPTIRAFRRGYPEAEIRLLVKHPGGVEIVEGCPDLDGLIRVRGKGLKNKIRLIREIRNFRPDLFVISTQDYGRVPWGVMGGAKVLVGYEKVLLGSVWKREKLPSLFYRSPSFDPEETELRRNLKLAEACGIDDPDPVARYDWFGADDLRKADRLLEELAGPGPLVVMSPGTKRPSRRWMEDRFAEVADTLVKDHRVRLCWIGSEEEKGLIESIRAKMRQGSISLAGQTTLRELPAFLRRVDFLITVDSGPMHIAAAVGLPFVALFGPGEFAKWRHDSDPLRQRNICVGAECAPCYRYDCDDHRCMKGITVSAVLHEVDTVLKLLKQNVAGEAR; encoded by the coding sequence ATGATTCTCGATTCTCTTCTGTGGGTGGTTTTCAGGTTCTCCCGTTTCCGGACGTATGTTCTGAAACGTCCGGGGGTGAAACAACTGTTGCGTAATCCACGGCGAATTCTCCTGACCCGCCTGCAGAACGTGGGAGACATGATTGTCTTCCTGCCGACGATCCGTGCCTTCCGCAGGGGCTATCCCGAGGCTGAAATCCGGCTCCTCGTGAAGCATCCGGGGGGCGTGGAGATCGTGGAGGGCTGCCCTGATCTTGACGGTCTGATCCGTGTCCGTGGCAAAGGACTGAAAAACAAGATCCGGTTGATCCGTGAAATCCGGAACTTCCGCCCGGATCTTTTCGTGATTTCCACCCAGGACTACGGAAGGGTTCCCTGGGGTGTCATGGGGGGAGCGAAGGTCCTGGTGGGGTATGAGAAGGTGCTCCTCGGTTCGGTATGGAAAAGGGAAAAACTGCCTTCTCTTTTCTACCGCTCACCCTCCTTTGATCCGGAAGAAACCGAGCTGCGGCGCAACCTGAAATTGGCGGAGGCTTGTGGTATTGATGATCCCGACCCGGTGGCGCGTTACGATTGGTTCGGTGCGGACGATCTACGGAAGGCGGATCGTCTCTTGGAGGAGCTCGCCGGTCCCGGTCCCCTGGTCGTGATGTCGCCGGGAACGAAGCGGCCTTCCCGGAGATGGATGGAGGATCGTTTTGCCGAGGTTGCCGATACGTTGGTGAAGGACCATCGGGTGCGGCTCTGCTGGATCGGTTCGGAGGAGGAGAAGGGACTGATCGAGTCGATTCGGGCAAAGATGCGGCAAGGGTCCATTTCCCTCGCCGGACAAACAACTCTCCGGGAGTTGCCGGCTTTCCTGCGTCGGGTGGACTTCTTGATCACCGTCGACTCCGGGCCCATGCATATTGCGGCAGCCGTTGGCCTGCCGTTCGTGGCCCTCTTCGGCCCGGGGGAGTTTGCAAAGTGGCGCCATGACTCCGATCCGCTCCGGCAACGGAATATCTGTGTCGGGGCGGAATGTGCTCCCTGCTATCGTTACGATTGCGATGACCATCGGTGCATGAAGGGGATCACGGTTTCTGCCGTATTGCATGAGGTGGATACGGTCCTGAAACTCTTGAAGCAGAATGTTGCAGGAGAGGCACGGTGA